In one window of Camelina sativa cultivar DH55 chromosome 15, Cs, whole genome shotgun sequence DNA:
- the LOC104745680 gene encoding sm-like protein LSM1B: MSWAGPEEIYLSTSLASYLDRKLLVLLRDGRKLMGTLRSFDQFANAVLEGACERVIVGEQYCDIPLGLYVIRGENVVLIGELDTEREELPPHMIRVSEAEIKRAQKVEREASELRGTMRKRMEFLDFD; the protein is encoded by the exons ATGTCTTGGGCTGGTCCTGAAGAAATCTATCTTTCAACCTCACTCGCTAGTTATCTCGATA GAAAACTACTTGTGCTCCTTAGAGATGGTAGAAAACTTATGGGAACACTCCGTTCTTTTGATCAATTTG CCAATGCGGTTCTAGAAGGTGCATGTGAGAGGGTAATTGTTGGTGAACAATACTGTGACATTCCTTTAGGACTCTATGTAATCCGTGGAGAGAATGTTGTTCTGATTGGTGAGCTG GACACGGAGAGAGAAGAACTTCCTCCACATATGATTCGTGTCTCAGAGGCAGAGATTAAGAGG GCGCAAAAGGTGGAGAGGGAAGCAAGTGAGCTGAGAGGAACAATGAGGAAGAGAATGGAGTTCCTTGACTTTGATTAA
- the LOC104745677 gene encoding subtilisin-like protease SBT1.4 encodes MAKLSLSSSSFFVFSLFLCFFLSTASSSSDSFESYIVHVQSSHKPSLFSSHNHWHVSLLRSLPLSPQPATLLYSYTRAAHGFSARLSPLQTAALRRHPSVISIIPDQAREIHTTHTPDFLGFSQNTGLWSNSDDGEDVIIGVLDTGIWPEHPSFSDSGLGPVPSTWKGECETGPDFPASSCNRKLIGARAYYRGYYAGQVNGTKLHAAKDSRSPRDTEGHGTHTASTAAGSVVANASLYHYAQGTARGMASKARIAAYKICWSVGCYDSDILAGMDQAVADGVHVISLSVGSSGYAREFSKDSIAIGAFGATRHGVVVSCSAGNSGPGPETATNIAPWMLTVGASTVDREFSANVVTGDGKVFTGTSLYAGESLPDSPMSLPESQISLVYSGDCGSKLCTTGELNSSLVQGKIVLCDRGGSARVEKGRAVKLAGGAGMILANTASSGEELTADSHLVPATMVGAKAGDQIRDYIKTTDSPTATINFLGTLIGPTPPSPRVAAFSSRGPNHLTPVILKPDVIAPGVNILAGWTGLVGPTDLDIDPRRVQFNIISGTSMSCPHVSGLAALLRKAHPDWSPAAVKSALVTTAYDVENSGEPLEDLATGKPSNSFIHGAGHVDPNKALNPGLVYDIEVKEYVAFLCAVGYEFPGILVFLQDPSLYDACETSKLRTAGDLNYPSFAVVFGSTTGEVVKYKRVVKNVGSNVDAVYEVGVKSPANVEIDVSPSKLEFSKEKSELEYEVTFKSVVLGGGVGSVPSQEFGSIEWTDGDHVVKSPVAVQWGKGSSAQSF; translated from the coding sequence ATGGctaagctttctctctcttcctcctccttcttcgtattctctctcttcctctgtttcttcttatccactgcttcttcttcatcggatTCCTTCGAATCCTATATCGTCCATGTGCAGAGCTCTCATAAGCCATCCCTCTTCTCCTCTCACAACCACTGGCACGTCTCGCTCCTCCGCTCTCTCCCTTTGTCTCCTCAACCAGCAACGCTCCTCTACTCTTACACACGCGCAGCTCATGGCTTCTCCGCTCGTCTCTCCCCTCTCCAAACCGCAGCTCTCCGTCGTCATCCTTCCGTCATCTCCATCATCCCAGATCAGGCGCGTGAGATCCACACCACTCACACGCCTGACTTCCTCGGTTTCTCCCAAAATACTGGTCTCTGGAGCAACTCCGATGACGGCGAAGACGTGATCATCGGAGTTTTAGATACTGGAATCTGGCCGGAGCATCCGAGTTTCTCGGATTCTGGTCTCGGTCCTGTTCCATCTACCTGGAAAGGCGAGTGCGAGACCGGACCTGATTTTCCCGCCTCGTCTTGTAACCGGAAACTAATCGGAGCTCGTGCGTATTACAGAGGATATTATGCAGGGCAAGTGAACGGAACGAAACTGCATGCGGCGAAGGATTCGAGATCGCCGCGCGATACAGAAGGTCATGGAACGCATACGGCATCTACGGCGGCTGGATCGGTGGTTGCTAACGCCAGTTTGTACCACTACGCGCAAGGAACGGCGCGTGGGATGGCGTCTAAGGCGAGAATCGCCGCTTACAAAATCTGTTGGAGCGTTGGCTGTTACGATTCCGATATCCTTGCCGGAATGGATCAGGCGGTTGCGGACGGTGTTCACGTGATCTCTCTCTCCGTCGGAAGTAGCGGTTACGCCCGGGAGTTTAGCAAGGACTCTATTGCGATCGGAGCATTTGGAGCGACGAGGCACGGCGTCGTCGTTTCTTGCTCCGCCGGTAACTCTGGTCCTGGTCCCGAAACTGCGACGAACATCGCTCCTTGGATGTTAACCGTCGGCGCGTCCACCGTCGACAGAGAATTCTCCGCAAACGTAGTTACCGGCGACGGGAAAGTCTTCACGGGAACATCACTTTACGCTGGCGAATCTCTGCCGGATTCTCCAATGTCTCTGCCGGAATCTCAAATTTCTCTGGTATATTCCGGCGACTGCGGAAGCAAATTGTGCACCACTGGGGAATTAAACTCATCATTGGTCCAAGGCAAAATCGTTCTCTGTGACAGAGGAGGCAGCGCCAGAGTTGAGAAAGGAAGAGCCGTCAAACTAGCCGGTGGTGCAGGTATGATTCTAGCGAACACAGCCTCAAGCGGCGAAGAACTCACCGCCGATTCGCATCTAGTTCCAGCGACAATGGTTGGAGCTAAAGCTGGAGATCAAATCCGTGACTACATCAAAACAACAGACTCTCCCACCGCAACAATCAACTTCCTCGGCACTTTGATCGGACCAACTCCGCCTTCTCCCAGAGTCGCTGCCTTCTCCAGCCGTGGACCAAACCACTTAACACCGGTTATACTTAAACCGGACGTGATTGCTCCTGGAGTTAACATTTTAGCCGGTTGGACCGGGTTGGTTGGTCCAACCGATTTAGATATCGATCCAAGACGGGTCCAATTCAATATCATCTCCGGTACATCGATGTCGTGCCCACACGTGAGTGGACTCGCCGCACTCCTCCGTAAAGCTCATCCCGATTGGTCACCTGCGGCGGTTAAATCCGCACTCGTAACAACGGCTTACGACGTCGAAAACTCCGGCGAACCACTGGAGGATCTCGCCACCGGTAAACCATCGAATTCATTCATCCACGGAGCTGGACACGTCGATCCGAATAAAGCTCTGAATCCTGGTTTGGTTTACGACATTGAAGTCAAAGAGTACGTGGCTTTCCTCTGCGCCGTTGGATACGAGTTCCCGGGGATTTTAGTATTCCTTCAAGATCCAAGTCTTTACGACGCGTGCGAAACAAGCAAGCTCAGAACCGCCGGAGATCTCAACTACCCATCTTTCGCCGTGGTTTTCGGATCGACGACCGGAGAGGTTGTGAAATACAAAAGGGTTGTTAAGAACGTGGGAAGCAACGTCGACGCGGTGTACGAAGTCGGAGTTAAATCTCCGGCTAATGTTGAGATTGATGTGTCTCCGAGCAAACTAGAGTTTAGCAAGGAGAAGAGCGAGTTGGAGTATGAAGTGACGTTTAAGAGCGTTGTGCTTGGTGGAGGAGTCGGATCGGTTCCGAGTCAAGAATTTGGATCGATCGAATGGACTGACGGTGATCACGTGGTTAAGAGTCCGGTGGCCGTCCAATGGGGTAAGGGATCATCAGCTCAGTCCTTTTGA
- the LOC104745682 gene encoding uncharacterized protein LOC104745682, which translates to MMISPALVLAPITKSEGLFSMLAKRTFWERMTDQCAVLSILMLQVLVLVLKMQVLVLKFHVLVVDELITNFNTGRTKSYKWRISQLQNISKMLGDKEKCIT; encoded by the exons ATGATGATTTCTCCGGCTTTAGTGTTGGCGCCGATTACAAAGTCAGAAG GATTGTTTTCAATGTTGGCAAAGAGGACATTTTGGGAACGCATGACAGACCAGTGCGCTGTGTTGAGTATTCTTATGCTGCAG GTTCTGGTTTTGGTTCTTAAAATGCAGGTTCTGGTTTTAAAGTTTCATGTTTTGGTTGTAGATGAGCTCATAACCAACTTCAACACTGGCAGAACAAAGAGCTACAAATGGAGAATTTCTCAGCTTCAAAACATTTCCAAGATGCTTGGCGATAAGGAGAAATGCATCACATAA
- the LOC104745675 gene encoding uncharacterized protein LOC104745675 translates to MDPHLVIAAASNAFRWPSSRRKIYLRRRKPQVVRLGGKNSTPRGRFSLKRVVTRMRFKWLKLYYVRLVKNIKAYYSTVVKEFEDAGATTIQQRQRRTVETAAFAAPGLGLSFCHMSCHEQPRLFLV, encoded by the coding sequence ATGGATCCTCATTTAGTTATCGCTGCCGCCTCCAACGCATTCCGGTGGCCGTCAAGTCGCCGGAAGATCTATCTCCGTCGGCGTAAGCCACAAGTTGTTCGTCTCGGCGGTAAAAACAGTACGCCACGTGGTAGGTTCTCGCTTAAGAGGGTGGTGACGAGGATGAGATTCAAGTGGCTGAAACTGTACTACGTGAGGCTCGTGAAGAATATCAAAGCGTATTATAGCACTGTAGTGAAGGAGTTTGAGGACGCCGGAGCCACTACCATCCAGCAGCGCCAGCGCAGGACGGTGGAAACGGCTGCTTTTGCCGCTCCTGGTCTAGGCTTATCTTTCTGTCACATGTCCTGCCACGAACAACCTCGTTTGTTTCTTGTATAG
- the LOC104745678 gene encoding cation/calcium exchanger 3-like → MSAVSFLYSSRNPRFRGVFNGICALVLFCFFFDRSEILRNPFLKNASFINGGIGSASASASGGNKFTQFTVIHRHVMQIETNGSGNSSLSSSNTVLCSGLHKHMGYADQCEFLIANPSCSPDGFFDYLSFFYCSCRDFRILGYMMLGVWLVALFYLLGNTAADYFCCSLEKLSKLLRLPPTVAGVTLLPLGNGAPDVFASIAAFVGSDKGEVGLNSVLGGAVFVTSVVVGIVSLCVADKEVKLDKKCFIRDLSFFLFTLVSLLVILMVGKVTVRIAIAFVSIYVVYAFLVAANVILRKHAKRFKLEAITPLLPMQGSVFSPSVGEDMPMHNPLLDTDTEDGPPRLQSVPQWMWASNVAIYSNHFAKVSVQDEDRAPWGWVDDSAEVEISSCTKFTSLLEIPLTVPRRLTIPSVEEDTWSKTYAVASVSLAPILLASLWSSQDDVSPQACGVAYFIGIAIGSTLGFLAYKNTEPDHPPRRFLIPWVLGGFIMSIVWFYMIANELVALLVTFGEIYGINPSILALTVLAWGNSMGDLVSNIALTMNGGDDGVQIALSGCYAGPMFNTLVGLGMSMLLGAWSKSPDTYMLPKDKSLFYTLGFLVMGLVWAMVMLPRNNMRPNKTLGMGLIAIYLIFVTFRLSCAMGFIPWAA, encoded by the coding sequence ATGAGCGCGGTTAGTTTTCTTTACAGCTCGAGAAACCCCAGATTTCGAGGGGTTTTTAATGGGATTTGTGCTCTCGtcctcttctgcttcttctttgatcgGAGCGAAATTCTCAGGAACCCTTTCTTAAAAAACGCATCTTTCATCAATGGCGGTATTGGTTCCGCTTCCGCCTCCGCCTCCGGAGGTAACAAATTCACCCAGTTTACGGTAATCCATAGGCATGTGATGCAAATTGAAACGAATGGTTCTGGTAATAGCAGCTTGAGTAGCAGCAATACTGTGTTATGCTCGGGTTTACACAAACACATGGGTTATGCTGATCAATGCGAGTTCTTAATAGCTAACCCAAGTTGTTCACCTGATGGCTTCTTTGATTACCTCAGCTTCTTTTACTGCTCCTGTAGAGATTTCAGGATCTTGGGTTACATGATGCTTGGTGTTTGGCTTGTtgctttgttttatcttttgggTAATACTGCTGCGGATTACTTCTGTTGTTCCTTGGAGAAGCTTTCAAAGCTTTTGAGGCTTCCTCCAACTGTTGCTGGTGTTACTTTGCTTCCTCTTGGGAATGGAGCACCAGATGTATTTGCGAGTATTGCTGCTTTTGTTGGATCAGATAAAGGAGAAGTTGGTCTTAATAGTGTCTTGGGTGGTGCTGTGTTTGTTACTTCAGTTGTTGTTGGGATTGTTTCGCTTTGTGTTGCGGATAAGGAAGTGAAGCTCGATAAGAAATGCTTCATCAGAGACTTGAGTTTCTTTCTGTTCACGCTCGTGTCGTTGCTGGTGATTTTGATGGTTGGTAAAGTCACAGTAAGGATTGCTATTGCGTTTGTGTCTATATATGTGGTGTATGCTTTCCTTGTTGCAGCGAATGTGATTCTTAGAAAGCATGCTAAGAGGTTTAAGCTGGAGGCTATTACTCCTTTGCTACCTATGCAAGGTAGCGTGTTTTCCCCGAGTGTTGGAGAGGATATGCCAATGCATAACCCCTTGCTTGACACTGACACTGAGGATGGTCCACCTCGGCTACAGAGTGTTCCTCAGTGGATGTGGGCGTCAAATGTGGCCATCTATTCGAACCATTTCGCGAAAGTTAGTGTACAAGATGAAGACAGGGCACCTTGGGGATGGGTTGATGACAGTGCAGAAGTTGAGATCTCCTCGTGTACTAAATTCACTTCCTTGTTAGAAATCCCGCTGACGGTTCCAAGGAGGTTAACAATTCCATCGGTCGAGGAAGATACATGGTCAAAGACATATGCTGTGGCCAGCGTCTCATTAGCGCCTATCCTTTTGGCGTCTCTCTGGAGTAGCCAAGACGATGTGAGTCCCCAAGCATGTGGTGTGGCTTACTTTATCGGCATTGCTATAGGCTCTACTCTTGGATTTCTTGCATACAAAAACACAGAACCTGACCACCCACCTCGAAGATTCCTGATCCCTTGGGTTCTTGGTGGGTTCATCATGAGCATCGTATGGTTCTACATGATTGCAAACGAACTTGTAGCTCTTCTGGTAACATTTGGTGAGATCTACGGAATCAACCCGTCGATACTTGCGTTAACAGTACTTGCTTGGGGAAACTCAATGGGTGACTTAGTGTCGAATATCGCATTAACGATGAACGGTGGGGATGATGGTGTACAAATCGCTCTATCCGGATGCTATGCAGGTCCAATGTTCAACACACTCGTCGGATTAGGTATGTCGATGCTTCTCGGCGCATGGTCCAAGAGTCCTGACACATACATGCTACCAAAAGACAAAAGCCTATTCTACACACTTGGGTTTCTAGTAATGGGTTTGGTTTGGGCTATGGTGATGCTCCCGCGTAACAACATGCGACCTAACAAAACCTTAGGTATGGGACTCATTGCAATATATCTGATATTCGTTACTTTCAGACTGAGTTGCGCCATGGGATTCATACCATGGGctgcttaa
- the LOC104745681 gene encoding exocyst complex component EXO70A1-like, which produces MEPPENSLDSDDSKLETAQRIILRWDSAASEEARGKMIFQSDRDEVDRFLRAVDEIQRSLSSISFSSSSSSSAATTAAAATAVDDNEVKANSAIQIAMARLEDEFRNILLSHTTVFEPDSLFLEESSSSSSSVSPSLCGEAGDDSSVTTATEEEELNSPGGSGSSRLTRRRSSYRSTSSIREMDLISPEAVSDLRSIVQRMVAAGYSRECIQVYGTVRKSAMETIFKQLGIVKISIGDVQRLDWEAVVGKMRQWIRAAKVCIRVVFSSEKRLCEQLFDGICTAMDETCFMETVKASALRLFTFPEAVSISRRSPEKLFKILDLHDALTDMLPDIEAIFDSDSSDTIRVQAIEIQSRLAEAARGILSEFENAVLREPSVVPVPGGTIHPLTRYVMNYIVMISDYKQTLDDLIMSNPSTGSDANTPDMDFTELESKSPLDLHLIWLMVVLHFNLEEKSKHYRDTSLAHIFIMNNIHYIVQKVKRSPELREMIGDHYLRKLTGIFRHAATNYQRATWVRVLNSLRDEGLHVSGSFSSGVSRSALRERFKAFNTMFEEVHRTQSTWSVPDAQLREELRISLSEHLIPAYRSFLGRFRGHIESGRHPENYLKYSVEDIETIVLDFFEGYTTPPHLRRR; this is translated from the coding sequence atgGAACCGCCGGAGAATAGTTTAGATTCCGATGATTCGAAGTTAGAGACGGCGCAAAGGATAATACTCCGGTGGGACTCTGCGGCTTCTGAGGAAGCTAGAGGTAAGATGATTTTCCAAAGCGATCGTGATGAAGTTGATCGTTTCCTACGAGCCGTTGATGAAATCCAACGCTCCTTATCTtccatctccttctcttcttcctcttcctcctccgccgccaccaccgccgccgccgccaccgCTGTTGATGACAACGAGGTCAAAGCTAACTCAGCTATCCAAATCGCCATGGCTAGACTCGAAGACGAGTTCCGTAACATTCTTCTCTCACACACAACTGTATTCGAACCTGATTCGCTTTTTCTCGAGGagtcatcgtcatcgtcatcatcagtCTCTCCGTCGTTATGCGGCGAAGCTGGAGATGACAGCTCCGTAACTACTGCgaccgaagaagaagagttgaactCGCCAGGTGGTTCCGGTTCAAGCCGGTTAACTCGTAGGAGAAGCAGTTACAGATCCACAAGCAGTATAAGAGAAATGGATCTGATTTCTCCCGAGGCAGTTTCTGATCTAAGATCGATTGTTCAGCGAATGGTCGCCGCAGGTTACTCTCGTGAATGTATCCAAGTCTACGGAACTGTTCGCAAGTCAGCCATGGAAACCATTTTTAAGCAGCTTGGGATTGTCAAGATAAGCATCGGAGACGTGCAGAGGCTTGACTGGGAAGCTGTTGTTGGAAAGATGAGACAATGGATCCGTGCAGCTAAGGTTTGTATTAGAGTTGTGTTCTCTAGTGAGAAGAGGCTTTGTGAGCAGCTTTTTGATGGGATATGCACAGCCATGGATGAGACTTGTTTCATGGAGACAGTGAAGGCTTCTGCTCTGAGACTTTTCACTTTCCCTGAAGCTGTTAGCATTAGTAGAAGATCACCTGAGAAGCTTTTCAAGATTCTTGATTTACATGATGCTTTAACTGATATGTTGCCTGATATAGAAGCAATCTTTGACTCTGATTCATCAGATACTATTAGGGTTCAAGCCATTGAGATTCAGTCTAGACTAGCGGAAGCAGCTAGAGGTATACTCTCGGAGTTTGAGAATGCTGTTCTTCGTGAACCTTCGGTAGTTCCTGTCCCTGGAGGAACGATTCATCCGTTGACTAGGTATGTGATGAACTACATTGTTATGATCTCTGATTATAAGCAAACGCTGGATGATCTTATCATGTCGAATCCTTCTACTGGCTCTGATGCAAACACACCGGATATGGATTTCACTGAGTTAGAGAGTAAGTCTCCGTTGGatttgcatttgatttggtTGATGGTGGTGTTACATTTCAACTTAGAAGAGAAGTCCAAGCACTATAGAGACACGTCTCTAGCTCACATATTTATCATGAACAACATCCATTACATCGTTCAGAAAGTGAAAAGGTCACCGGAGCTAAGGGAAATGATTGGAGACCACTATTTAAGGAAACTCACTGGGATATTTAGACATGCTGCTACAAACTACCAGAGAGCTACATGGGTCAGAGTACTGAATAGCTTGAGAGATGAAGGGTTACATGTGAGTGGGAGTTTCTCCTCAGGTGTATCAAGAAGTGCACTGAGAGAAAGGTTTAAGGCATTCAATACAATGTTCGAAGAGGTTCACAGGACTCAGTCTACATGGTCTGTTCCAGATGCTCAGCTTAGAGAGGAACTTCGAATATCTCTATCCGAGCATCTAATCCCGGCTTATAGATCGTTTCTTGGAAGGTTCAGGGGTCATATAGAGAGTGGGAGACACCCTGAGAACTACTTGAAATACTCAGTTGAAGATATCGAGACCATCGTTCTAGATTTCTTCGAAGGATATACTACACCACCACACTTGAGGAGGCGATAA
- the LOC104745679 gene encoding uncharacterized protein LOC104745679: METATMATAAGAAALLYYTLNRKLIAGPSDVDDENSETRASLRIDRVSHRLIQAPATWLETISTLSETLRFTYSETLGKWPIGDLAFGINFLLKRQGLLHVDRVFGGKDSIELKGPEVATELRYLLHLLTLCWHFSKKAFPLFLEETGFTKENVLIHEPKAGILKPAFTVLVDHNTKCFLLLIRGTHSIKDTLTAATGAIVPFHHTVVNERGVSNLVLGYAHCGMVAAARCIAKLATPCLLKGLEQYPDYKIKIVGHSLGGGTAALLTYILREQKMLSTATCVTFAPAACMTWELADSGNDFIVSVINGADLVPTFSAAAVDDLRAEVTASAWLNDLRNQIERTRILSTVYRSATALGSRLPSMATAKAKVAGAGAMLRPVSSGTQVVMRRAQSMLTRPALTISSWSCMGPRRRASAIQSNSEHQLDSSEAMSQDIPETSDPLLVTDEEITGKWKSEAESSNYNETSAHLGATDLDECEDPAEIGTREERMTEAELWQQLEHDLYHDSSEQPEEETDVAKEIKEEEEAVIAEAGVAPPESQTAEMKESRRFLPAGKIMHIVTVRPEAVETNDEEEEEEENGSPLERPPETTVETVEEGRVGIFLTPRSLYSKVRLSQRMISDHFMPVYRRQIERLIQELTTIEHP; this comes from the exons ATGGAAACTGCAACTATGGCAACCGCAGCTGGAGCAGCTGCTCTTCTATATTACACGTTGAATCGGAAATTAATAGCTGGTCCATCTGATGTTGACGATGAGAATTCTGAGACTCGTGCTTCTTTGAGGATTGACCGTGTTTCACATAGACTAATCCAAGCTCCAGCCACTTGGTTGGAGACAATTTCTACTCTTTCTGAGACTCTTCGTTTTACTTACTCTGAGACTCTCGGCAAGTGGCCTATTGGAGATCTTGCGTTTGGAATCAATTTTCTCCTCAAGAGGCAG GGACTTCTACATGTTGATCGTGTTTTTGGTGGTAAAGATAGTATAGAGCTTAAAGGACCAGAAGTAGCCACTGAACTCAGATATCTTTTGCACTTGTTGACATTGTGTTGGCATTTCTCCAAGAAGGCATTTCCCTTGTTCTTAGAAGAGACTGGCTTTACAAAGGAAAACGTCCTTATTCACGAACCCAAAGCTGGG ATATTGAAGCCAGCTTTTACGGTTCTTGTCGATCACAATACAAAATGTTTTCTATTGTTGATCCGTGGAACGCATAGCATCAAGGACACCTTGACGGCTGCAACAGGAGCAATTGTACCGTTCCATCATACTGTTGTAAACGAGAGGGGGGTCAGCAATTTGGTTTTAGGATATGCACATTGTGGTATGGTTGCTGCTGCCCGGTGTATAGCAAAACTTGCTACCCCTTGTCTTCTCAAGGGTCTTGAGCAGTATCCAGATTACAAAATCAAG ATCGTAGGTCACTCTTTGGGCGGTGGAACAGCTGCACTTCTGACATATATATTGCGGGAGCAGAAAATGCTCTCTACAGCTACCTGTGTTACATTTGCCCCAg CTGCCTGTATGACTTGGGAATTAGCTGACTCTGGGAATGACTTTATTGTATCTGTCATAAACGGAGCCGATCTGGTGCCTACATTTTCTGCTGCAGCAGTAGATGACTTACGCGCTGAG GTAACAGCATCTGCTTGGCTAAATGATCTGAGAAATCAAATCGAACGGACTCGAATTCTCAGCACTGTTTATCGCTCAGCGACGGCTTTAGGATCACGGCTTCCATCTATGGCCACTGCCAAAGCAAAAGTTGCTGGTGCTGGTGCAATGTTACGCCCAGTTTCTAGTGGCACACAG GTTGTGATGAGAAGAGCTCAAAGCATGCTGACCCGTCCTGCACTAACCATATCTTCTTGGTCATGTATGGGACCCCGGCGCAGAGCCTCTGCTATTCAATCAAACTCGGAACATCAGTTAGATTCTTCTGAAGCAATGTCCCAAGATATACCCGAAACATCAGATCCTCTTCTTGTTACGGATGAAGAAATAACCGGGAAATGGAAATCAGAAGCTGAGAGTTCCAATTACAATGAAACATCTGCTCATCTCGGAGCTACTGATCTCGATGAGTGTGAGGATCCAGCTGAAATCGGAACACGCGAAGAGCGGATGACTGAAGCTGAGCTATGGCAACAACTGGAGCATGACCTTTACCACGATTCTTCAGAGCAACCTGAAGAAGAAACCGACGTggcaaaagaaatcaaagaagaagaagaagccgtcATTGCAGAGGCCGGTGTTGCCCCACCAGAGAGCCAGACAGCTGAGATGAAAGAATCCCGCAGATTCCTCCCAGCGGGTAAAATCATGCATATTGTCACAGTACGACCCGAGGCAGTAGAGACtaacgacgaagaagaagaagaagaagaaaacggtTCTCCCCTCGAGAGGCCTCCTGAGACAACAGTGGAGACTGTGGAAGAGGGTAGAGTAGGAATATTTCTGACGCCAAGGTCATTGTATAGTAAGGTGAGATTGTCGCAGAGGATGATAAGCGATCATTTCATGCCTGTTTACAGACGACAGATCGAACGTCTAATACAAGAGCTAACAACAATTGAacatccttaa
- the LOC104745684 gene encoding oligouridylate-binding protein 1C, producing the protein MQNPRLKQQQQQQQQVLMQQQALMQQHSLYHPGVLAPPQLEPVPSGNLPPGFDPSTCRSVYVGNIHTQVTEPLLQEIFTSTGPVESSKLIRKDKSSYGFVHYFDRRSAALAILSLNGRHLFGQPIKVNWAYATGQREDTSSHFNIFVGDLSPEVTDATLYQSFSVFPACSDARVMWDQKTGRSRGFGFVSFRNQQEAQTAINEMNGKWLSSRQIRCNWATKGATSGEDKHSSDGKSVVELTTGSSEDGKETLNEEAPENNSQFTTVYVGNLAPEVTQLDLHRYFHALGAGVIEEVRVQRDKGFGFVRYNTHPEAALAIQMGNSQPYLFNRQIKCSWGNKPTPPGTASNPLPPPAPAPVPGLSAADLLAYERQLALSKMASVNALMHPQGQHPLRQAAHGMNAAGHTAAMYDGGYQNVAAAQQLMYYQ; encoded by the exons atgcagaatcCGAGACTGaagcaacagcaacaacaacaacaacaagttttGATGCAGCAACAAGCTCTGATGCAGCAACACTCTCTTTACCATCCTGGTGTTTTGGCTCCTCCTCAG TTAGAGCCTGTTCCAAGTGGAAACCTTCCTCCTGGTTTTGATCCCAGTACTTGCCGTAGCGT GTATGTTGGAAACATCCATACACAGGTCACAGAGCCTCTGCTTCAAGAGATTTTTACTAGCACTGGCCCTGTTGAAAGCAGTAAACTCATCAGGAAGGATAAG TCATCATATGGATTTGTTCACTACTTTGACCGTAGATCTGCTGCTCTGGCTATACTGTCCCTGAATGGAAGGCATCT GTTTGGACAGCCTATCAAAGTCAATTGGGCGTATGCCACTGGTCAGAGGGAAGACACTTCAA GCCATTTCAACATTTTTGTTGGAGATCTCAGTCCAGAGGTTACTGACGCTACATTATATCAAAGCTTTTCTGTTTTTCCCGCTTGTTC GGATGCAAGAGTTATGTGGGACCAGAAAACTGGGCGCTCAAGAGGCTttgggtttgtttctttccGCAATCAACAG GAAGCTCAAACTGCCATTAACGAGATGAATG GTAAATGGTTAAGTAGCAGACAGATCAGATGCAACTGGGCCACGAAGGGCGCTACTTCTGGTGAGGATAAGCACAGTTCTGATGGAAAAAGTGTTGTCGAACTTACAACTGGCTCatcag AGGATGGTAAAGAGACCTTAAATGAGGAAGCACCTGAAAACAATTCTCAGTTTACTACTGTTTATGTGGGAAACCTTGCTCCAGAG GTAACTCAGCTTGATCTACACCGCTACTTCCATGCTCTTGGCGCTGGAGTTATTGAAGAGGTTCGTGTCCAACGAGACAAAGGCTTTGGTTTCGTGAGATATAATACGCATCCCGAGGCTGCTCTTGCTATTCAGATGGGTAACAGTCAGCCTTACCTCTTTAACAGACAGATAAAG TGCTCATGGGGAAACAAACCAACTCCACCAGGTACAGCCTCAAACCCACTTCCCCCTCCTGCCCCAGCACCAGTGCCTGGTCTGTCTGCAGCTGATCTCTTAGCCTATGAAAGGCAATTGGCACTAAGCAAGATGGCTAGTGTGAATGCCCTAATGCATCCACAGGGTCAACACCCTCTAAGGCAAGCAGCTCATGGAATGAATGCAGCTGGACATACTGCAGCCATGTACGATGGTGGCTATCAGAATGTTGCCGCCGCACAACAGCTCATGTACTATCAGTAA